The sequence CTTGAGATGACGCCGCCCCCGGCCGGAAGCGCGGGACCGCCTGTGTGGGTTCACATTCTGCCCGTGGGGCGATTTCAATGCAGGGACGGGCGTGGGCCGTTCGTGATGAACGATCCCCAGGCCGTCATCAACAACACCGTGGCGTACCACGGGACAGCGGACATCCCCGTGGACTATGACCACCAGCTTCTTTGGACCAGGAACAACGGCCAGCCGGCCCCGGCCGCTGGCTGGATCAAGGAGCTTGCCGCCAAACCGGACGGCATCTGGGGGCGCGCGGAGTGGACCCAAGTAGCGGCCGCCCGCATTGTGGCCAAGGAATACCGCTACCTGTCTCCCGTCTTCCTCTATGACGCGGCCGGCACTGTCATGAAGATCGAGTGCGTGGCCCTGGTAAACAATCCGGCCCTGGAGTTGACGGCCATCGCATCGGCTGGCTTCGGCACGTTCGGACCGCCGACCTTGTCGGCTGAGGAAAGGGCCGTCTGTTCGCAGTTGGGCCTATCCGAGGCCGAGTTTTACCGGGCGAACCAGCGCCGTCAGCATGAAAAAGCGGAATGTGCGCGCCAAGTCGTCGAGGATCATACGATATGCTCCATGCTTGGCATTTCCCTGGCTGACTATCTCCATGCCAAGCAACAAAGATAATTCGGCGATCGACACAACATAAAAGGATGGCTATATGGACAACATGAATAGACCGCTGGAGAGTTTTACCCAGGAAACGCTTCAAAAAGTCCTAAAGTTGGAAAGCAACATCCGTTCCAACCTCGAAGAGGTTGAGAGGAAAATCGAAACGACCCAGGAACGCATCTTGGCGACAACGACCGAGATCACCAAGATTGAAGGCTTACACCGTGACATCGAACTGACCAGACGCGAACGCCAGAAAATGCTGGCTGCTGGCGTAGACCACCAGGAGATCACCGCACGCATCAAGGGCTTGCAAGAGGAGCTACAGGCCGGACAGCCCGACCTTGAACTCCTTCAGGACGAAAGAGCCGGCCTGGAACAGGCCCTCGAAAAGTTCCAAAAGGACAGGCTACAAGTCCTTCGGGAGCTTGAAGAGATGGACCTGAAGGTCAAGCTCGTCCGTCACATGGTCGTCGTCAACGAGTACAACGAGCAGGCCGCCAAGTTCTCGGAGGTCGTTGCAAGATACTGGGAAACCCGGGACGTCTTGCCGAAGAAATTTAACGACCTTGCCTGGGGCAAGGGGATTCCTTCCGCCGCCCACGGCATCCACAACACGGCGCTCTGGCGCATCCCGATCCTTCGCCAGGAGTGGGTCAAGAACTCCGGGCAGCAGGTCTTCCATTTCACGAAATGGAAGGACCTGCCCGAAACCTATTAACCGTCTTGAGGGCGGCAGCAACCTACGTTATTATCCAAACCATGCCCCCGAGAGTCCGGGAATGTCGCTGCCGGACGGGGCGGACCTGTAAAACCAGGGAGTCCCACCGTGGAGTTTGCGCACCACCGGGGGCATGGCTTTTCATGGTCAGTCGGGAAAATTGCCCGAGCTTGAGTGGGTGTCTTGAAGTCGGTATGTAAGCAGGCGGTCATGCCTCCGAGAGGCCGGGAATGACGCTGCCGGCTGGGGCTATCCTACCCTGGAAGTAGTGGAGCACCTGTGTGGGAGTGGCGCACCACCGGGGGCATGACCCTATCTAAGCCCGCACCTCGCCTTTCTGGCCCCAGCTTTCCAGTTCGCAACGGGTACCCAGGCCGACACCTTAAAGCGAAAAAGTGTCCGGGAGCGGTTGGCGACGTTGAAAAGCGGATGTCGTTTCCCGAGAAACCGGATGGCGCACTTCCCTTGGGGGCCGGCAAGCGCACTCGCCATGCACTTGAAGAACTGGCCGGAAGTCGATAAAAAATCTTGTCGTGCTCCCGAGAGGCCGGGAATGTCGCTTGCCGGCCGGGGCTATCCTACCCTGGTAGTAGTGGAGTTCCACCGTGGACGTTGCGCACCACCGGGAGCACGGCCTACGCCTGTCGAGGGGACTCGGCCTTAATGCAAAGTTTGGTCCATTTGATTTTGTTTGGCTCAAAAGTTTCCGCAAACCCTGTGTCCGAGTTTCGCAAAGTTAGTGTCCACCTACAGGGCGGTGGCGAGTCGACCGGGGCTCGGCCCCGGACCTGCCGGGGGGGAGCGTCCCCCCCGGCAGGCCCTGAAAGGGGGACGCGAAAACCCATGCCGGGACCGGAAACGGCACACGGGAGATTGTCATGGCCATGACCCTTTTCTCCCCGGCCTTTGCCCACGAGGGCGACATTCCGTCGCGGTACGCCTGCGACGGCGCCGACCTGTCGCCGCCGTTCATTTTTTCCGGCGTACCGGCCGGGGCGGCCAGCCTGGCCCTGGTCTGCGACGATCCCGACGCCCCGGCCGGGGTGTGGGACCACTTCGTGCTCTACAACCTGTCCCCGGCCACGCCCGGCCTGCCCGAGGGCCTGCCCGAGGCGGCGCGCCATCCCGACGGCAGCCTGTCGGGGCGCAACAGCTGGGGCCGCTACGGCTACGGCGGCCCCTGCCCGCCGCGCGGCGTCCATCGCTACTATTTCACCCTCTACGCCCTGGGCGCCATGCTCGACCTGCCCCCCGGCGCCACCAAGGCCGAGGTCCTGCGCGCCGCCAAGGGCCACATCCTGGCCTCGGCCACGCTCATGGGGCGGTATGGGCGGCCCTGACCGGCAC comes from Solidesulfovibrio sp. and encodes:
- a CDS encoding phage protease produces the protein MELAQGTPLEMTPPPAGSAGPPVWVHILPVGRFQCRDGRGPFVMNDPQAVINNTVAYHGTADIPVDYDHQLLWTRNNGQPAPAAGWIKELAAKPDGIWGRAEWTQVAAARIVAKEYRYLSPVFLYDAAGTVMKIECVALVNNPALELTAIASAGFGTFGPPTLSAEERAVCSQLGLSEAEFYRANQRRQHEKAECARQVVEDHTICSMLGISLADYLHAKQQR
- a CDS encoding YbhB/YbcL family Raf kinase inhibitor-like protein, which produces MAMTLFSPAFAHEGDIPSRYACDGADLSPPFIFSGVPAGAASLALVCDDPDAPAGVWDHFVLYNLSPATPGLPEGLPEAARHPDGSLSGRNSWGRYGYGGPCPPRGVHRYYFTLYALGAMLDLPPGATKAEVLRAAKGHILASATLMGRYGRP